Proteins encoded by one window of Nicotiana tabacum cultivar K326 chromosome 10, ASM71507v2, whole genome shotgun sequence:
- the LOC107773238 gene encoding uncharacterized protein LOC107773238, translating into MKLIARLRRIHACTSLREIIGPLQSRSFQPDFVPRDPNAKPKRYKYPASYDPYGPRAPPSDKIIQLAERIAALAPEERRQIGPTLREILRHPNLKQISVEGMDLGAMGGAGGGPAKAEEKKAEKTAFDVKLEKFDAAAKIKVIKEVRSFTSLGLKEAKDLVEKVPAILKQGVTKEEANEIIEKIKAAGGVAVME; encoded by the coding sequence ATGAAGCTCATTGCACGGTTAAGACGGATCCATGCTTGTACATCTCTTCGTGAAATTATTGGGCCTCTCCAATCTCGTTCATTTCAACCTGATTTTGTTCCTAGAGATCCCAACGCCAAGCCCAAAAGATACAAATATCCTGCTTCCTATGATCCTTATGGCCCTAGGGCCCCACCATCAGACAAGATAATTCAGCTTGCTGAACGTATTGCTGCTTTAGCCCCAGAAGAGCGTAGACAAATTGGCCCTACACTCAGGGAGATACTAAGGCATCCTAATTTGAAACAAATTTCAGTAGAAGGCATGGATTTGGGTGCAATGGGAGGAGCAGGTGGTGGACCGGCAAAGGCTGAGGAGAAGAAGGCTGAGAAAACAGCATTTGATGTCAAGTTGGAGAAATTTGATGCAGCTGCAAAAATCAAGGTGATCAAAGAGGTTCGATCCTTCACGAGTCTTGGTTTGAAGGAAGCCAAGGACCTGGTTGAAAAAGTGCCTGCTATACTTAAGCAAGGAGTAACAAAAGAGGAGGCTAATGAAATAATAGAAAAGATCAAAGCTGCTGGAGGAGTTGCAGTTATGGAGTAG